The nucleotide window GCAATAGTGGGTGATTTTTAATCATATCTACACTATGTGCGACACTCTCAGTCACATTTTCAAATCCTTGAAGCCACTGTTTAATGTCGATGCCGGAATAGGAGAGATTGGCAAACGTTTCATCAGTAATCCCCCGCGCTTTCATACTCTCAATTACTGGTTCTGGCTTCATACCGCTCATGCCGCAATCATGGTGGCCAATGACCAAAACTTCCTGTGCCTGCAATTGATATACCGCAACCAGAATACTTCTCATCACACTTCCAAAAGGATGTGAAACAAGTGCACCGGCATCCTTAATAAGCTTAGCATCCCCGTTTCCCAAGTTTAAGGCTTTCGGTAATAATTCTAATAATCGTGTATCCATGCATGTAAGAATGACCATTTTCTTATTCGGGTATTTCGTTGTTTCGTATTTCTTATATTCGTGATTATCTACAAATTTCTGGTTGTGGTCCAACATATCATTCAATATTGTCATACTAATCCCACCTTTCTATTTAAGCATACATAATATGCCATGGCTGAAACAAATATTATACTTGCAATTAGGCTTTTTTTTTGTAAGATACATATGGAAATCGGAATCGTTCCGTATTATGCACTTATTTCTTTTCTGTTAATTAAAAATTTTTCGAATATAAATCGTAATAAATCCGATTTAATATTATTTTAAGGAGTTCTTATGAAAAAAATCATCCTTATTCTTTCTGTTCTGTTACCATTGGGTCTTATTCTATCCGCTTGTTCGAATGATAAAGAGCCGACAAAAAAGAAAGATCAATTAACTGTTTATACCACCGTATTCCCGCTTCAATATTTTACAGAACGAATTGGCGGAAAATATGTAGATGTAAAAACCATCTATCCTCCAGGTGCTGATGAACACACATTTGAACCATCGCAAAAGGATATGATGAATTTAGCTGATTCAGACTTATTTTTCTACATAGGGCTCGGACTTGAAGGGTTTGTTGAAAAGGCAAAGGGTACATTAAAAAATGAAGATGTGACATTAGTACCCACAGCCGACCAACTGCAATTGCCGAAAGAGACTCATTCTGATGTGGAAGATACCCATGACCACGGTGATACCAACCCACACGTATGGCTTGATCCCGTTTATTCAAAAGAAATGGCTGCGGTCATTCGAGATGCCTTAGAAAAAAAGCTGCCGCAAAACAAAGATTTCTTCAATGAAAATTATCATAAGCTAGCAGAAGAATTAGATGAATTAAATAACGAATTCGAGCAAACCATTTCAACTTCTAAGCATAAAAAGATGATTGTCACCCACGCTGCCTTCGGCTATTGGGAAACTCGTTATCATATTGATCAAATCAGTATTTCAGGGCTTTCAACAACAAATGAACCGACACAAAAGGAACTTGAAAAAATAATCTCGCTTGCCGACCATGACGGCTTACACTATATTTTGTTTGAAGAGAATGTTAAGTCAAAGCTAGGCAAAGTCGTCCAAAAAGAAATCGGTGCACGGGCATTGCCGATCCACAATTTATCTGTCTTATCAAAAGACAATATCAAAAATAAAGAAACCTACTTTTCATTAATGAAGAAAAATCTGGAGTCATTAAAAACAGCGTTAAATAATTAATGGGTTCATTTCCAATTTCCGACCCATTTTCCTGCTACTTTGGGGGATACCGTTTTCTTTAATTTCACATGCTATTATTGTATTACCGACATACTTTAAGGAGTGATACGAATGGCTAAGGATGTTTTGTGTGAAGTAAATAACTGCACGTTTTGGGCAAATGGAAATAAATGCAGTGCCGACCGCATTTACGTTGTCAGTCATACGGGTGATACAGCAGGCAATAGTAAAGAAACCGATTGTCAAACCTTTGAAGCAAGTACATTATCGTGAAATTATTACCAGGCAAACTACTTTGCCTGGTTTTTTACTGTGGAAAAGAAAACAATTTTTTTGCTAATAAGACTTCCAGAAGCCTGTTTTCATTTATTTCATACCCGATACCCGGGCTCTCCGGTACTGTAATAAACCCATTTTCCACAGTAACTTCAGGTGTGATAATATCCTCGTCCCAAAACCGGCTTGATGCGGATATATCCCCTGGAATGGAAAAGCCAGGGAGGGAAGCTAGTGCAATATTATGGGCACGGGAAATTCCGAACTCAATCATTCCACCGCACCAAACCGGAATTCCTCTTTCAAAACAATAATCATGAATTCGCTTC belongs to Neobacillus sp. OS1-2 and includes:
- a CDS encoding carbonic anhydrase produces the protein MTILNDMLDHNQKFVDNHEYKKYETTKYPNKKMVILTCMDTRLLELLPKALNLGNGDAKLIKDAGALVSHPFGSVMRSILVAVYQLQAQEVLVIGHHDCGMSGMKPEPVIESMKARGITDETFANLSYSGIDIKQWLQGFENVTESVAHSVDMIKNHPLLPSGVPVHGLVIDPKTGKLDLVVDGYQD
- a CDS encoding metal ABC transporter solute-binding protein, Zn/Mn family; translation: MKKIILILSVLLPLGLILSACSNDKEPTKKKDQLTVYTTVFPLQYFTERIGGKYVDVKTIYPPGADEHTFEPSQKDMMNLADSDLFFYIGLGLEGFVEKAKGTLKNEDVTLVPTADQLQLPKETHSDVEDTHDHGDTNPHVWLDPVYSKEMAAVIRDALEKKLPQNKDFFNENYHKLAEELDELNNEFEQTISTSKHKKMIVTHAAFGYWETRYHIDQISISGLSTTNEPTQKELEKIISLADHDGLHYILFEENVKSKLGKVVQKEIGARALPIHNLSVLSKDNIKNKETYFSLMKKNLESLKTALNN
- a CDS encoding DUF1540 domain-containing protein → MAKDVLCEVNNCTFWANGNKCSADRIYVVSHTGDTAGNSKETDCQTFEASTLS